Proteins encoded together in one Chitinophaga sp. LS1 window:
- a CDS encoding M43 family zinc metalloprotease, whose amino-acid sequence MRNFTLFILTVFLSLPALGQRQCGTEIAVQEQIKENPSLQVLRDKIEARNRSKISAIKLTRAEAKTTATYNTVTIPVVVHIVLQNTAVVTDAQVQSQIDVLNRDYAALNTDTSILPSVWKTLVGDSKIQFCLAQRTPSGEVTSGIERVTTTKSSFSITSAAKAVKFASSSGADQWDGTKYLNIWVCHLESGYLGVATFPGLYADNQQGVVIDYTGFGTTGTAASPYNKGRTATHEIGHYFNLRHIWGDEDACAADDGIDDTPKQAKATYGCPAWPQVDQCATSNPGYMFENYMDYSDDACLVLFTTEQVDVIRATLTDDRASLLTSDGCTPLNLKTLDAEVESVITPYNQQCDASITPSVILKNFGLTTLTKVNINYQVDDGTVYTTAWTGSLAALKTDTVSLANSTLDVGEHILKAFTTLPNGSADNDATNDTAWTTTSYYNNITFPLKEGFESSTFPPAGWEISNPDGSYTWERTAVTRGDSSYYAIEMRNLAYDVNGEIDDIRTPTIDPSGVDSIFLFFDVAAATYSDVNGSTNDLWDSLLVMTTSDCSQTYDTLYNKWGKTLVTTTTPKTSEFVPTAAQWRRDSINLTPIIKKGQFRVVFRNVSNAENNIYLDNINIITRSTPAYLKEKGIAVGPVPTSGQVYVTFLEVPDNLDFIGVYNTSGQLIAKQRGSNIDGSNRFTFDLVNEPNGVYFVKLIYRNSKAKTYKIIKVN is encoded by the coding sequence TTGCGCAATTTTACCCTTTTTATCCTAACCGTCTTCCTATCATTACCTGCATTGGGCCAACGCCAGTGTGGCACCGAAATAGCTGTTCAGGAACAGATCAAGGAAAATCCATCCTTGCAGGTACTACGTGATAAGATTGAAGCACGCAACCGCTCAAAGATTTCTGCTATCAAATTAACCAGAGCAGAGGCCAAAACGACCGCTACATACAACACCGTTACCATTCCTGTAGTCGTTCACATTGTACTGCAAAACACAGCTGTCGTTACCGACGCACAGGTACAATCACAGATCGATGTACTGAACAGGGACTATGCTGCTTTGAACACAGATACCAGCATTCTGCCGAGTGTATGGAAAACACTGGTTGGAGATTCCAAGATCCAGTTTTGTCTGGCACAGCGTACACCATCAGGTGAAGTAACAAGTGGGATAGAGCGCGTAACTACTACAAAATCAAGTTTTAGCATTACTTCAGCTGCCAAGGCCGTAAAGTTCGCCAGTTCCAGTGGCGCTGACCAATGGGATGGCACTAAATACCTGAACATCTGGGTATGTCACCTGGAAAGCGGGTACCTGGGTGTCGCTACTTTCCCTGGATTATATGCAGACAACCAACAGGGCGTTGTCATTGATTATACCGGTTTCGGTACTACGGGTACCGCTGCCTCTCCCTACAATAAAGGCCGTACTGCCACCCACGAAATAGGTCACTACTTCAACCTCCGTCACATATGGGGAGATGAAGATGCCTGTGCGGCAGATGACGGTATCGACGATACCCCTAAACAGGCAAAGGCCACTTATGGCTGTCCGGCATGGCCACAGGTTGACCAATGCGCGACCTCCAATCCGGGGTATATGTTCGAAAACTACATGGACTATTCAGATGATGCCTGCCTGGTACTTTTTACTACAGAACAGGTAGACGTGATCCGTGCTACCCTCACCGACGACAGGGCTTCGCTCCTCACTTCCGACGGCTGTACGCCACTGAATCTGAAAACACTGGATGCCGAAGTGGAATCCGTGATCACCCCGTACAACCAACAGTGTGATGCGAGCATTACCCCTTCCGTGATCCTGAAAAACTTTGGTTTGACAACACTGACCAAAGTAAATATCAACTACCAGGTAGACGATGGTACCGTGTATACGACCGCATGGACGGGTAGTCTGGCGGCTTTGAAAACGGATACCGTGAGTCTGGCTAACAGCACTCTCGATGTAGGCGAGCATATACTGAAAGCCTTCACGACCCTGCCGAATGGCTCGGCTGATAACGATGCGACTAACGACACTGCGTGGACGACTACAAGCTATTATAACAATATTACTTTCCCGCTGAAAGAAGGTTTCGAAAGCTCCACCTTCCCGCCTGCCGGCTGGGAGATCTCTAACCCGGATGGTTCATATACCTGGGAAAGGACGGCGGTGACCCGTGGCGATAGCAGTTACTACGCTATTGAGATGCGCAACCTGGCTTACGATGTAAATGGTGAAATAGACGATATCCGCACACCGACCATCGATCCTAGCGGCGTGGATTCCATCTTCCTCTTCTTCGATGTGGCGGCGGCTACTTACTCCGATGTGAATGGTAGTACAAATGATTTATGGGATAGTCTGCTGGTAATGACCACTTCCGACTGTTCACAGACCTACGATACCCTGTATAATAAATGGGGTAAGACGCTGGTAACGACCACCACACCCAAAACTTCTGAGTTTGTACCTACGGCAGCCCAGTGGCGCAGGGACTCTATCAACCTGACGCCGATTATTAAGAAAGGGCAGTTCAGGGTGGTATTCAGAAATGTGAGCAATGCGGAGAACAATATTTACCTGGATAATATCAATATCATTACCCGGTCTACCCCGGCTTACCTGAAGGAAAAGGGTATTGCGGTAGGGCCGGTTCCGACTTCGGGGCAGGTGTATGTAACCTTCCTGGAGGTGCCGGACAATCTGGATTTCATTGGGGTGTATAATACTTCGGGGCAGTTGATCGCTAAACAGCGTGGCTCCAATATCGATGGCAGCAATCGTTTCACTTTTGATTTGGTAAATGAGCCAAATGGTGTTTATTTTGTAAAGTTAATTTACCGAAATAGTAAGGCAAAGACTTATAAGATAATAAAAGTGAATTAG
- a CDS encoding IS110 family transposase: MSHVVEFPQLFDRCAGIDVHKENVVVTVKINQKADQTRTFGTFTEDLQSLKSWLQAEQVTHLAMESTGVYWKPVFNILEDNFNLMLVNARHIKYVPGHKTDRKDSAWIAKLLASGLLKGSFIPPAQIREMRELFRYKKKQIGYRVSERNRLQKILEDANIKLGNVVSDLFGKSGWAIICAIIEEQSDPTLLAGLAKGRLKNKIPQLIQALNGKITDHHRFMLQTSKLALESIQQHIDRIDRRLEQYIQSHSTEVELLETIPGVGHETVKGIVSEIGFDMSVFPTADHLASWAGVCPGNNESAGKKKSSRVTQGNKMLKTVLVEAAWVATKVKTGWLKNKYYAIAARRGKKRALLAIAHKILVAVYHILKEGLPYKEPTPRIVTTN; encoded by the coding sequence ATGTCCCACGTAGTAGAATTCCCTCAGTTATTTGATAGATGTGCAGGTATTGATGTGCACAAGGAAAATGTCGTAGTAACGGTTAAAATTAATCAAAAAGCAGATCAAACACGTACGTTTGGTACGTTTACGGAAGATCTTCAGTCGCTGAAGAGTTGGCTTCAGGCAGAACAGGTCACTCACCTGGCCATGGAAAGTACAGGGGTGTATTGGAAGCCTGTTTTTAATATATTGGAGGATAATTTTAATCTAATGTTAGTTAACGCCCGGCATATCAAGTATGTACCAGGCCACAAAACAGACCGTAAAGATAGTGCATGGATAGCCAAATTATTAGCTAGTGGCTTGCTCAAAGGTAGTTTTATTCCTCCTGCACAAATCAGGGAAATGAGAGAATTATTCCGTTATAAGAAAAAACAAATAGGTTACCGTGTTTCAGAAAGGAACCGGTTACAAAAAATACTTGAAGACGCTAATATTAAGCTTGGTAATGTTGTCAGCGATCTGTTTGGGAAGTCAGGCTGGGCTATTATATGTGCGATCATAGAAGAACAATCAGATCCCACACTACTGGCTGGCTTAGCCAAGGGAAGATTGAAAAATAAAATACCTCAACTCATACAGGCACTGAATGGGAAAATAACAGACCATCACCGCTTTATGCTCCAAACCAGTAAACTGGCGCTGGAAAGTATCCAACAACATATTGATCGCATAGATCGCAGACTGGAACAATACATTCAGTCTCACTCCACCGAGGTGGAATTGTTGGAGACCATTCCAGGTGTAGGCCACGAAACGGTTAAGGGGATTGTCTCAGAAATAGGTTTTGATATGAGTGTTTTCCCTACAGCTGATCATCTGGCTTCATGGGCAGGGGTATGTCCGGGAAATAACGAAAGTGCGGGTAAAAAGAAAAGTAGTCGTGTCACTCAGGGTAACAAAATGCTTAAAACTGTGCTGGTAGAAGCGGCATGGGTAGCAACTAAAGTTAAAACAGGCTGGCTAAAAAATAAATACTACGCAATTGCTGCCAGAAGGGGAAAGAAAAGAGCATTGTTAGCTATTGCTCATAAAATTTTAGTGGCTGTTTACCACATACTTAAAGAAGGACTGCCTTATAAAGAACCCACACCAAGAATAGTAACCACCAATTAG
- the trxA gene encoding thioredoxin: MALEFTDSNFQDEVLSSDKLSVIDFWAEWCGPCRAIGPVIEELSKDYSGKVNVGKVNVDQNPQLSINYGITSIPAILFIKNGQVVDKQVGAAPRSVLEKKIQANL, translated from the coding sequence ATGGCATTAGAATTCACTGATTCCAACTTCCAAGACGAAGTGTTGAGCTCAGACAAATTGAGCGTAATTGATTTCTGGGCAGAATGGTGTGGTCCTTGTCGCGCTATCGGTCCAGTGATCGAAGAGCTCTCTAAAGATTACTCTGGTAAGGTTAATGTTGGTAAAGTAAATGTTGACCAGAATCCTCAGTTGTCCATCAATTATGGAATTACAAGTATTCCTGCGATCCTTTTCATTAAGAATGGTCAGGTAGTTGATAAGCAAGTAGGTGCAGCGCCTCGTTCAGTATTGGAAAAGAAGATTCAGGCGAACCTGTAA
- the dnaE gene encoding DNA polymerase III subunit alpha has protein sequence MNFSHLHVHTQYSLLDGAADIKSLYKKAMASNQPALAITDHGNMFGVFQFVAEAYNHRLNPEDPKDKRLKVKPIVGCEFYVVENRFKRAFTRDEKDIRNHQVLLAKNEEGYRNLIKLCSLGYIEGLYGKYPRIDKELVLQYHKGLIATTCCLGASVPRAILKHGEEAGEKEFRWWLDIFGEDFYVEMQRHGIPEQEKVNVVLLKFAEKYNVKVIASNDSHYVDKEDANAHDILLCINTGEKKSTPTNKEFNEDEGGKKNTRFAFYNDEFYFKTTDEMSRLFHDLPQAIDNTNEIVDKVELLDLKKDILLPNFPIPPGFFTQDQYLRHLTMEGARMKYAEITAEVEERLNFELQVIENMGFAGYFLIVSDFIKAGRDLGVFIGPGRGSAAGSAVAYSIGITNIDPIKYNLLFERFLNPERKSMPDIDTDFDDEGRQKVIDYVVDKYGKNQVAQIITYGTMAAKMSIKDVARVMDLPLVESNMLAKMVPDKPGIQLDRIFNAPIDEGEKSLAEKEGLGPEDLENVRKLREIIKGDDLQGEVLREACVLEGSVRNTGIHAAGIIIAPKDLYDLIPVSTAKDSDLLVTQFEGSIIESAGVIKMDFLGLKTLTIIKGALELIKMNHGVVISIDDIPLDDARTYELYQKGETNATFQFESPGMQKYLRELKPDRFDDLIAMNALYRPGPLEYIPLFIRRKHGLEETVYDLPEMEEYMRDTYGISVYQEQVMLLSQKLANFSKGDADVLRKAMGKKQKAVLDKMKKQFMDGCEKNGHDLKICEKVWTDWEAFASYAFNKSHSTCYAFVAYQTAYLKAHYPAEYMAAVLNCASNIEKITFFMEEAKRMGIDVLPPDVNESFKGFAVNKMGQIRFGLAGLKGVGEAAVENILEERKKEGTFKDIFDLIKRVNQRAVNKKSLEALAMSGAFDCFPALHRAQYFFKPENDMTTGLDKIVKFGNQVTAGSSNIGSLFGDEDMPAIEPPKLPNCDPWPLILKLNNEREVTGIYISGHPLDDYRFESRFYNMNKVSELVEYQAEITAPGGGKPGREKNFRLAVYVTGAQERISRNNRQFGIMTVEDYSGKFEFALWSEDFIRFAPYLKTGLCLFINGGFKARRFNDSEYEFKVGSIQLLQEVKKTHTKKVGLVTMPKFITRDLVDFLVDNINKYPGSSELFLQLVDRDNDLHVKMHTFNKHIEMNDELAHFLSKQPDLDVYIETAK, from the coding sequence ATGAATTTCTCCCACTTACACGTTCATACTCAGTACTCCCTGCTGGATGGAGCCGCAGATATAAAGTCGCTGTATAAAAAAGCAATGGCCAGCAACCAGCCAGCCCTTGCCATTACAGACCACGGAAACATGTTCGGCGTATTCCAGTTTGTGGCAGAAGCATATAACCATCGACTCAACCCCGAAGATCCAAAAGATAAGCGACTGAAAGTAAAGCCCATCGTAGGGTGTGAATTCTACGTGGTAGAAAACAGGTTCAAACGCGCCTTTACCCGCGATGAGAAAGACATCCGTAACCACCAGGTGTTACTCGCCAAGAATGAAGAAGGTTACCGCAACCTCATCAAACTTTGCTCACTCGGGTACATCGAGGGACTGTACGGTAAATATCCCCGTATCGACAAAGAACTCGTTCTCCAATATCATAAAGGTCTGATTGCCACCACTTGTTGTCTCGGTGCCTCTGTGCCCCGCGCCATCCTGAAACATGGAGAAGAGGCTGGCGAAAAGGAATTTAGATGGTGGCTGGACATCTTTGGGGAAGATTTCTATGTAGAAATGCAGCGCCATGGTATTCCTGAACAGGAAAAAGTGAATGTAGTGCTCCTAAAATTTGCAGAGAAATACAATGTAAAAGTGATCGCGTCCAACGACTCCCACTATGTGGACAAGGAAGATGCGAACGCACATGATATCCTGCTTTGTATCAACACCGGTGAGAAAAAATCCACCCCAACCAACAAAGAATTTAACGAAGACGAAGGAGGTAAGAAAAATACCCGCTTCGCATTCTATAACGACGAGTTTTATTTCAAGACCACAGACGAGATGTCACGTCTCTTCCACGACCTGCCACAGGCCATTGACAATACCAATGAGATCGTGGACAAGGTGGAACTGCTGGACCTGAAAAAAGACATCCTGCTCCCAAACTTCCCGATCCCGCCGGGCTTCTTTACGCAGGATCAGTACCTGCGCCACCTGACCATGGAAGGTGCCCGCATGAAGTATGCGGAGATCACGGCAGAAGTGGAAGAACGCCTGAACTTCGAACTACAGGTAATTGAGAACATGGGATTTGCCGGTTACTTCCTCATCGTATCTGACTTTATCAAGGCAGGTCGCGATCTGGGGGTATTTATCGGTCCCGGCCGTGGATCAGCAGCGGGATCGGCGGTGGCGTATTCCATTGGGATCACCAATATTGACCCGATCAAGTATAACCTCCTGTTTGAGCGTTTCCTGAATCCGGAACGTAAGAGCATGCCCGATATTGATACGGACTTCGATGATGAAGGCCGTCAGAAAGTGATTGACTATGTGGTAGACAAATATGGCAAGAACCAGGTAGCGCAGATCATTACCTATGGTACCATGGCTGCCAAAATGAGTATCAAAGACGTGGCCCGTGTGATGGACCTGCCACTGGTAGAATCCAATATGCTGGCCAAGATGGTGCCCGATAAACCGGGTATACAGCTGGACCGTATCTTCAATGCCCCGATCGATGAGGGTGAGAAGAGTCTGGCAGAGAAAGAGGGACTCGGACCCGAAGACCTTGAAAACGTAAGGAAACTCCGCGAGATCATCAAAGGCGACGACCTGCAGGGCGAAGTGCTCCGCGAGGCCTGCGTACTGGAAGGGTCCGTACGAAATACAGGTATCCATGCGGCAGGTATTATCATTGCGCCAAAGGATCTGTACGACCTGATACCGGTGTCTACAGCGAAGGATTCTGATCTGCTGGTAACCCAGTTTGAAGGTAGTATCATTGAAAGCGCCGGTGTAATCAAGATGGACTTTTTGGGTCTGAAAACCCTGACCATCATCAAGGGTGCGCTGGAACTGATCAAAATGAACCACGGGGTAGTAATCTCTATCGACGATATTCCGCTGGATGATGCACGTACTTACGAGTTGTACCAGAAGGGAGAGACGAACGCAACGTTCCAGTTCGAGTCGCCCGGTATGCAAAAGTACCTCCGTGAGTTGAAGCCCGATAGATTTGATGACCTGATTGCAATGAACGCCTTGTACCGTCCGGGGCCACTGGAGTACATTCCGTTGTTCATCCGTCGTAAACATGGTCTGGAAGAGACGGTGTATGACCTGCCGGAGATGGAGGAATACATGCGTGATACTTATGGTATCTCGGTATATCAGGAGCAGGTAATGTTGCTGAGTCAGAAGCTGGCGAACTTCTCCAAAGGTGATGCGGACGTACTCCGTAAAGCCATGGGTAAGAAGCAGAAGGCGGTACTGGACAAAATGAAGAAACAGTTCATGGACGGTTGTGAAAAGAACGGCCATGATCTGAAGATATGTGAGAAGGTGTGGACGGACTGGGAAGCATTTGCATCCTATGCGTTCAACAAATCACACTCTACCTGTTATGCATTTGTGGCGTACCAGACGGCGTACCTGAAGGCCCACTACCCTGCTGAGTACATGGCGGCAGTACTGAACTGTGCGAGCAATATTGAAAAGATCACCTTCTTCATGGAAGAAGCCAAGCGTATGGGTATTGACGTATTGCCGCCGGATGTGAATGAATCTTTCAAAGGTTTTGCGGTGAACAAGATGGGGCAGATCCGTTTCGGCCTGGCAGGTTTGAAAGGTGTGGGTGAAGCAGCGGTAGAGAACATTCTGGAAGAGCGTAAAAAAGAGGGCACCTTCAAGGATATCTTTGACCTGATCAAGCGTGTGAACCAACGTGCGGTAAATAAGAAATCGCTGGAAGCCCTGGCTATGTCGGGTGCGTTTGATTGTTTCCCGGCGTTGCATAGAGCACAGTATTTCTTTAAGCCGGAGAATGATATGACGACGGGTTTGGATAAGATTGTGAAATTCGGGAACCAGGTAACCGCAGGGTCTTCTAATATTGGTAGTTTGTTTGGCGATGAAGATATGCCGGCGATAGAACCGCCGAAACTGCCAAATTGTGATCCATGGCCGTTGATCCTGAAGCTGAATAATGAGAGAGAGGTGACGGGGATCTACATTTCCGGGCATCCGCTGGATGATTATCGATTTGAGAGCAGGTTCTATAATATGAATAAGGTATCGGAACTGGTTGAATATCAAGCGGAGATAACAGCTCCGGGGGGTGGTAAGCCAGGCCGTGAAAAGAACTTCAGACTGGCGGTGTATGTAACGGGCGCGCAGGAGCGTATATCCCGAAACAACAGACAGTTTGGCATTATGACGGTGGAAGATTATAGCGGGAAGTTTGAGTTTGCGCTGTGGAGTGAGGACTTTATCCGGTTTGCGCCTTATTTGAAAACGGGATTGTGTTTGTTTATCAATGGAGGATTTAAGGCAAGACGATTTAATGATAGTGAGTATGAGTTTAAGGTAGGTAGTATACAGTTATTGCAGGAAGTGAAGAAGACGCATACGAAGAAGGTAGGGTTAGTGACAATGCCGAAGTTCATCACACGTGATCTGGTTGACTTTTTAGTAGATAATATTAATAAATATCCGGGGTCGAGTGAGTTGTTCTTACAGTTGGTGGATAGGGATAATGATCTGCACGTCAAGATGCATACGTTTAATAAGCATATTGAGATGAATGATGAGCTGGCGCATTTCCTATCGAAACAGCCTGATCTGGATGTGTATATAGAAACGGCGAAGTAA
- a CDS encoding glycosyltransferase, with product MLSIIICSIDPERVRTVTANIHATIGVEHEVIIINNAKELGGMGAGYNTGAARAQYETICFMHDDIEFLTAGWGQSVLSHFKSDASLGLIGIAGSRYKSKTISGWWTNQATADCCNIYQRNLKGKDRKFLLRPAGKNGVIVPVKSLDGVWLCTRKRIWEEFPFNTADLKGFHFYDLDISLRISEKYTVAVVYDVDLVHFSNGNFGDEWVRGAIFFHEEVNKVALPVSLDAPAENAEAHVCKSWLRRLRIEKISWENRKLWVKAGHAMDFPGLWGTVAGFYFPYVKQAKIKLKTILS from the coding sequence ATGTTGTCAATCATTATCTGTTCCATTGATCCTGAGCGTGTTCGTACGGTCACTGCAAATATCCATGCTACCATTGGGGTGGAACATGAAGTGATCATCATCAATAATGCAAAAGAGTTAGGAGGAATGGGGGCCGGTTACAACACCGGTGCGGCCCGCGCCCAATATGAGACCATCTGCTTTATGCATGATGACATTGAATTCCTGACGGCCGGCTGGGGCCAAAGTGTACTTTCACATTTTAAATCTGATGCCAGCCTCGGCCTGATCGGTATTGCCGGCAGCCGCTACAAAAGTAAAACCATTTCCGGCTGGTGGACAAACCAGGCTACGGCTGATTGCTGTAATATCTACCAACGTAATCTCAAAGGCAAAGACAGGAAGTTCCTGCTGCGCCCGGCGGGAAAGAACGGGGTGATTGTGCCTGTGAAAAGTCTGGATGGGGTATGGTTGTGTACCCGCAAGCGTATATGGGAGGAGTTTCCGTTTAATACAGCTGATCTGAAAGGGTTTCATTTTTACGACCTGGATATCAGTTTGAGAATATCAGAGAAGTATACCGTGGCTGTAGTGTACGATGTAGACCTTGTGCATTTTTCCAATGGGAATTTTGGGGACGAGTGGGTGAGGGGAGCGATCTTCTTTCATGAAGAGGTGAATAAAGTAGCATTGCCTGTGAGCCTGGATGCGCCTGCTGAAAATGCAGAAGCGCATGTTTGTAAGTCGTGGCTGAGGAGATTAAGGATTGAAAAGATCAGTTGGGAGAATAGGAAGTTGTGGGTGAAGGCGGGGCATGCAATGGATTTCCCGGGTTTATGGGGAACAGTGGCAGGGTTTTATTTCCCGTATGTGAAGCAGGCGAAGATAAAATTGAAGACAATCTTATCATAA
- a CDS encoding C40 family peptidase translates to MAGRNGLIWALGIFLLTISSCAVIKNNTTAKKSTTNTSSRSPEFLDGFTTSSNAKTTSVSYAKVSFSQASSTYVENAPLWQFKYAQLLDVPVETVLNANLFYFIEDWWGTPYQLGGKAKTGIDCSNFANQLLNTVFRISSSGTSSGLYDKSKKVNNGQMKAGDLVFFKINQAQVSHVGVYLDNSKFVHASTSSGVMISDLNETYWKKYFVGAGRMN, encoded by the coding sequence ATGGCAGGAAGAAATGGACTTATTTGGGCGCTCGGTATTTTTCTGTTAACAATCAGTTCGTGTGCTGTTATTAAAAATAATACTACTGCCAAGAAATCCACGACCAACACTTCCAGCCGTTCCCCTGAATTCCTTGATGGTTTTACCACTTCCAGCAATGCAAAGACCACCAGTGTGAGTTATGCAAAAGTGAGTTTCTCCCAGGCCAGCAGTACTTATGTCGAAAACGCCCCTTTGTGGCAATTCAAATATGCACAGCTATTGGATGTACCTGTAGAGACGGTGCTCAATGCCAATTTGTTCTATTTTATAGAAGACTGGTGGGGTACGCCTTATCAGTTAGGCGGAAAAGCCAAGACGGGTATTGATTGCAGTAATTTTGCCAATCAGTTGTTAAACACAGTATTCAGGATCAGTTCTTCCGGCACCTCTTCAGGATTGTACGATAAGTCTAAAAAGGTGAATAACGGCCAGATGAAGGCGGGCGACCTGGTGTTTTTTAAGATCAACCAGGCACAGGTATCTCATGTGGGGGTGTATCTGGATAATTCTAAATTTGTACATGCTTCTACAAGTTCAGGGGTGATGATCAGTGATCTGAATGAAACTTATTGGAAGAAGTATTTTGTCGGCGCAGGAAGAATGAACTAA
- the mqnE gene encoding aminofutalosine synthase MqnE — protein MITQNDYPAVETLLQDSRLDKALKNIGEKVLARERLTTDEAILLFEKGELGYVGALANFVRVRMHGDKTYFNRNFHIEPTNVCIFTCKFCSYSKLYKNKEEGWELSIDQMLDIVKKYDGQPVTEVHIVGGVHPKMNLDFFVELLQKIRAHRPDLHLKGFTAVELDYMFRKAKLSVEEGMKKLHDAGLQSLPGGGAEIFNAEIRAQICHDKVDADGWLNIHRAAHNLGMHTNATMLYGHIEQYWHRVDHMERLRQLQDETHGFNTFIPLKFRNKDNEMEHVGEVSVIEDLRLYAIARLYMDNFPHLKAYWPMLGRQSAQLTLSFGVNDLDGTIDDTTKIYSMAGAEEQNPSMNTAQLAMLIKQAGRRPVERDTVYNEIKDYTDVVFSDEELMAK, from the coding sequence ATGATAACTCAAAACGATTATCCTGCAGTAGAAACGCTGTTGCAGGATTCCAGGCTGGATAAAGCATTGAAGAACATTGGTGAAAAGGTGCTCGCGCGTGAGCGATTGACTACTGATGAGGCCATACTGCTGTTTGAAAAAGGCGAGCTGGGCTATGTGGGCGCACTGGCCAATTTCGTGAGGGTACGTATGCATGGAGATAAGACCTATTTCAACAGGAACTTCCATATCGAGCCGACGAACGTTTGTATTTTCACTTGTAAATTCTGTTCATATTCAAAGCTTTATAAGAATAAGGAAGAGGGTTGGGAACTGAGCATTGACCAGATGCTGGATATTGTGAAGAAGTATGACGGGCAGCCGGTGACGGAAGTACATATTGTGGGTGGGGTGCATCCGAAGATGAACCTGGATTTCTTTGTGGAGCTGTTGCAGAAGATCAGGGCGCATAGACCGGATCTGCATCTGAAAGGGTTTACAGCGGTGGAGTTGGATTATATGTTCCGCAAAGCGAAGCTGAGTGTGGAAGAAGGGATGAAGAAGCTGCATGATGCCGGATTGCAATCATTGCCAGGCGGAGGTGCGGAGATCTTTAATGCGGAGATCCGGGCGCAGATCTGTCATGATAAGGTGGATGCGGATGGATGGTTGAATATTCATAGAGCGGCGCATAATTTAGGCATGCATACGAATGCGACTATGCTATATGGGCATATTGAGCAGTATTGGCATAGGGTGGATCATATGGAGAGATTGAGGCAGTTGCAGGATGAGACGCATGGGTTTAATACGTTTATTCCTTTGAAATTTAGGAATAAGGATAATGAGATGGAGCATGTGGGTGAGGTTTCTGTGATTGAGGATCTTCGTTTGTATGCGATAGCTCGTTTGTATATGGATAACTTCCCGCATTTGAAGGCTTATTGGCCGATGTTGGGTAGGCAGAGTGCGCAGTTGACGCTGTCATTTGGGGTGAATGATCTGGATGGGACGATAGATGATACGACGAAGATTTATTCAATGGCGGGTGCTGAGGAGCAGAATCCGAGTATGAATACGGCGCAGTTGGCGATGTTGATTAAGCAGGCAGGAAGAAGGCCGGTGGAGAGGGATACGGTTTATAATGAGATTAAGGATTATACGGATGTTGTTTTTTCTGATGAGGAATTGATGGCGAAGTAG